Part of the Falco naumanni isolate bFalNau1 chromosome 3, bFalNau1.pat, whole genome shotgun sequence genome is shown below.
TGGGGCCGTTCCCAGGCAGCACAGGTGAGGGTGATAAGATGGGACGATGGGGCGATAGGGCTGGGGTGCCCTGCCCCCACCGGCGTGGGACAGTCCCCACATGTTGGTGGCAGCAGGGGTGACGCCAaggtctctgctgctggtggcagttGTGGCAGGCACTATAAGAGGGGCAAGCAGCTGTGGCACGGCAGCTCGGGACTGCACGACCATGCTGGGGGCTCTGTGTCTCGCTGTGCTGCTTGGCTATGGTGGGtgagggcaggggatgggggtggggggggggggggggtggggagatggcaccccagcacaggctgtggccctgggtgctggtggcagctgaGGTCCCTTTCCCGGGTGTCCTGCAGCCTACGGATGCGGTCAGCCGGCCGTGCCGCCACTGCTGGGCACCCGCGTGGTAGGCGGTGAAGATGCTCGGCCCCACAGCTGGCCTTGGCAGGtaaggggtgggagggaggcatggggatgggggggggcatggggatgGGTGCGGGGGACACCCCTGTGCTGACGCTGTGCTTCTACCCTCCCAGATCTCGCTGCAGTACAGCCGCAACAATGCTTGGCACCACACGTGCGGCGGGACCCTCATTGCCCCCAACTGGGTGCTGACAGCTGCCCACTGCAtcaggtgggtgctgggggtgggggtcgCAGCGGGGAGGGGGACAAGACATTTGTGGGGACTGACacccccttctccccatccGGCAGCTCTAGCATGACGTACCGCGTGGTGCTGGGCAAGCAGGTGCTGTCGCAGGAGGACGAGCCGGGCTCGCTGGCCGTGGGCGTTGAGAAGATGATCGTGCACGAGAAGTGGAACTCCTTCTTAATCATGTAACGGCTGGGACGTGGTGGGGGCAAGCAGGGGGACGTCGTGGCTGGGGTCCCTCAGCCCCATGGCTCGGCTTTCCCCGCAGCAATGACATCGCGTTGATCAAGCTGGCgcaggaggtggaggagagCGAGACCATTCGTCCCGCCTGCCTGCCGCCCGCCGGCCTGGTGCTGGAGAACAACTACCCCTGCTACGTCACCGGCTGGGGACGCCTCCGGAGTAAGCGTGGGGTCCCTGGGGAGGAGTCGGGGGGCAAGGGGGCGCGGGGTACAAGGTGCTGTCGTTGCAGCGAACGGGCCTCTGGCTGACGTCCTGCAGCAAGCCCTGCTGCCCGTGGTGGACCACGCGACCTGCTCCAAGCGAGACTGGTGGGGCAGCACGGTGCGCACCACCATGGTGTGCGCCGGCGGCGATGGCGTGGTCTCCGGCTGCAATGTGAGTGTTGGCACCACGAGGCGGGGGGTGCCCCCGGCTGGAGGGGGTGGGCTGGCCGGGGTGCCCAGGAGTGGCGGTAGCAAGCGTCTGTCCGTCTGGGCAGGGGGATTCGGGCGGCCCCCTGAACTGCCAGCGCAACGGGCTCTGGGACGTGGACGGCATTGTCAGCTTTGGCTCCGGGCTGAGCTGCAACATGATCAAGAAGCCGACGGTATTCACGCGGGTGTCCGCCTACATCGACTGGATCAACGAGGTGGGTGCTCCATCCCCTGCCCCCGCGGAGGGCCGGACCACGCTGTCCCCATCCAGGCCAAGGTCTCCCCCCAACCCGCGCCGTGTCTTGTCGTTGGCAGAAAATGAGCACGAACTGAGGCGGCTGCACGTGGTGCAACAGATCTCAAGCGTGATAAAGGCAAAAGTGCTGAAAGGACCTTGTGTGTCCCACTGGTTATTTgggcgggtggggggtggaaatcatgtggtggggctgggggcagaccCCCAGGGCTGTGGCCAGTGACAGCAGGGTTCGGCCCGTGCGCTCGGGAAGGTCTCCCCACTGcgcagcagggctggccaggTTCCGGggggggctgaggagggggggggcagccaTCCCACAAACTGCCCCCGGTTGGGGAGTGGGATCCAcacccagggctgagctgagggGCTCACAGCTTAGCTGGTGGtttggggggagagggggtgggGTCTGGCTGGGGGGTCTTGGGGGGCTCCAGGGAAACCAGTTGGTCTTTGAGGGGGGGGTGGATCTACCTTTAGGGAATGTGGCTGGCCCTGGGAGGTTTTGGGGGACCTGACTGGCACTGGGCTACCTGAGGGCAGCTGATTTTTAATGGGGGGTCTTGAGGGGCCTGGGTTGGTCCTGGGGGgcctgctggggtgggggatgaCTTGAgagagcccagctgcagctggaactcctgggagctgcctggccTGGCCCATGCTGGCTCCAGAACCTGCGACGTGGCCCAGGAGCTGGGCATCTTACTGAGGATCTTCTTCCACAGTGGCTGGAGCCACGGGGTGGGGGAGTGCTGCTCTGTGGGTCTTGGCTGTGGGGTCTCTTGAATGAGCTGGAGCTGCCACAGGGGAGATGTGGGGTGTTCCGGGGAAAGAGGCGACCATGGCAATGGCAGCAGGTGGGAAGAGGCTGCCGGGGAGGTGTGGAGGGGTGCCACACCGCATACCCCTGAGTGGAACCACTCACCATCTCATCGCGGCTGCCGGAGCCCAGCAAGGAGCCTGGTGATGGAAGGACGAGCAGAGATGGATGGCAGGAGTGCCTGGAGCTCTGCGGGGGACCTGATGGGTGGTGCCTGGCTTAGGAGTCATACTGCCACCGGATCAGCATGCGACACCATCACCGGATTGGCAAACACCACCATCACCTGCACAGGACCAGCGGCAGGGCCGTGTGAGCCCCCTGCCCAGGTCTGGGCTTGCCAGTGTCTTCAGGGACCATGTGGCACTTCCCAGCGTGGCCAGGGGTGTAGGCCTCACTGGAATCGACAAATAAAATCCTGGGAAACCTAAGGCCTAAGAGTTCTCCCCCCCTGCGCTGTTGTTTTCCACCATAACATGGAGAGGGGTAAGACATcagaaaacccaaaaaccttCTGCCCCAGCAGGGGGAAACCCAGGCAGAGTGGGGAGCAAGGGGGTGGAACAGAGGGGGAAGCAGAGAACAACAGGGAGaaagacaggagagaaaaaaaaaaaaaagagtaaggaGGCTCAaaggcactggcacaggggAGTTCTCTCAGCTCCAAGAGCCAAAAagatgggaggggaaaaagggagaaaggggggTGGGACAGAGGAGTAACATAATCGGAGCCGGGGGCTGGTTGTAAAGAGGTGTAAAAcagtgcaaagcaaaaaaaaaaagctaaatacaGAGCAGACAGAGGAAAACTGGGGGGACAAAACACAGACCGTAGGAAGGTTGATGGGCGAAAGATAAGGAGGGACATGGAGGGACAGGGAAAGACCAGGCAGGAGGAAGACACTGGGGGGAAAACGAGTGGGCACTCAGAGACAAGGGGCCATCTGCCACAGGGGGAACCCAGCTCTTGCCACCCCATGCCAGAGCCATGCTGGCACCCACCATCCCAGCAACTGTGCTCCAGCCACCGGGGATGCTCCAGCCACCCCacaccctggggacacagggaaGGCACCGCTGTGGCACTGGGCTCTCACAAACACCCTGGGCATGGGCAGGGCCATCACAGCCACATCCCAGCTCCAGATGGGGCCTGCCACTAGTTGTGAGGTCACTGTGCCAAACTGCCTCAAAGCACCCAAAACACtcccaaaaataaaacaaaccatgaAAATACCCAGCGactgcaaaggcagagcagatgTTCCTGGGTTCCCCCTGTGAATCCCCAAGCATCCCTcgctccccacagcagcacagaggcaaaGGGTCACAGCTCGATCTGCCTTTGCAGCGCCAAAACCCTCGCACGGTTTCCCAAGAGCATAAATCAGCCCACAGGATGAAGACGGGCTGGGCAGCCACTTGTGCAGCTCTCcgcagcacacacagcagctcGCCAACACTTCCCTTCCCCACCTACATACccaaaggcagctgcagctcctgagaGCAGCTCCTTGGTCTCCAAGGATGCTTTTGCCCCAAAATCGCACAAACATCCAGGGTTTCTGACCTGAAAccatcactgcagcagctcGTCAGGGCAAGTGCTTTAACTCAACTCCAATCTTTAAAGAAATCCTCCTGTTTCCCCGCTGTAACTCCAGTTCTGCCTACAATTGACTTCCTGAAAGAACAGGAGCTGCCTTCTCTATCTGCTGGTGTGGCCACGTTAGAGAAACACTACTGGTTAGAGCAGCAGGCTCAAAATTTGTGTGAGCGAGGTTTTTCTGGCTCTTCCCATTTCAGGGGAGCCTTCAGGAGATGCTGAAATCACATTCACAAGATGGAACAGACAAGGAAATGCCAACACTAAAGAtgtctttcctctttcattaCAAATTATTGAAAACGAGAACTATCAACTGCAAAAATCATGTCATTCCACTTAAGGGCCAGACCTCAATTCCGTCCATTGGTTACTGGCAAAGACACAAAATGACTCTGAAGCTGAGCATGGCTGCATCACGACGAGCTAGAGGCACTGTCTTCTGTTAGCACAGAGGCTCCGGGCCGGCACGTGCCTGTCAAAGGACCTTCCTTCACACCCGTCCCTGCTCCGTCTTGAATGTTTCCCATCGGCACAGCGCCATTCTCTGTCTTACCTCTACTTCGCAGCAAGGACAGCGTTGGCAGGTTACGTTTCTCAAGACAAACATCTCAACAGACAAAGGGCTCCAGGAGCATCAATGCCGAGCACCGGTGGGCGCAGATTTCATCCGGCCGCAGGGAAGTAACGCTCGCACTCAGCGGGCACCTCGGAGCTCAGGCATCATTTGCACATGAAGAAGAATCTCTTCCGGAGAAAGTTAAAACAGCCTGGGATCTGCTTGTACCTCTCCTTGGCAGAGACAGCGTTTGCCACCTAAGAACAGAAGGAGAGCGGTCAAGGAGTGGGACGCTTCTCTGAGCTGTGCATCAGGGCACAGCCTCTCTCATGGGAAGCATGGCAACGAGGACAGGGAATGGGACTGTGGGACAGGAGGGGGGCAGGTCTCCTCAAATGAGATGTTTTcacccacaaaaacaaaaggcGCTCGAGGGAATGTGGCCTTTCGGGAAACGCCGGCTGTATCAGGCACGGCTGCCCGTGATGGGTGATTCTCAGCAGGTGCCCCaactcctttttctccctttgggTGTTCACTTAGGAGCAGATTCCCTTTCCACCCATTTTCTTCCAGACACACCTGTCATTTCCCCATGGTTGCTTCCCTCAAGCCAAATGCCAGCCAGTGGAGAAAGGGTCTCGCACCACTCCCCTGACATTGATGGCTGCCATGCTGCCGCCACGTGCCAAAGCAGCACCGTGACATcaggaaaatgacaaaaaaggAGGTCCTCTCCCCTGTCACCTCCACCTAAGacttttcttctcttacccACAGAGACCAGGAAAGGCGTCTAGAAGTACCTACGCTCATCCCCACCTTTGGCAACCTTCTCTAGCCAACAGGGCATGCACAGGAAAGCATTCGTTAGCCACATGGGTTCCACGTTCCCTGCGTGTTGTGCTCCTCGCTCAATGggacacacaaacacaaacatgGCATCATCTTCCCAAGGGCGAGATGCTCCTCAGGACTTACCACGGTGTGACAGGAGcaccagagagaaaaagagcacCTGCAGAGATTTCCAGGCACAAGAGATCTGGCGGGACTTCCCCAAGGATGTGCTCTGCCTGGACACGTAGTGGCACGCTTATGACGGTGCCCACAGTGCCATCAGCTTGGGCTTTTGAGAATGGGGTGAGCCATGTCATTTCTTAGCAGTTTCCTCGGAAAAAGATTATAGTCCCTACATCCCAGATAACTTTTCACTAGAGAAACCTCAAGGCAGTTTTTGGCAGATTGAGGccagatgttttctttgttattagACCTCTACCCAGTAGCTCCAACTAGCCACTGCCCAAACTGAATGCTCAAGACCATCCTTGCTGGTTTTTAAGCATAGGCCTCCACGTCCTCGCTGATCGCAGCTCTCACTGCTTCTTTCACTACAACTacaaaaagcagggaaaaaaataaggcattTACCTGCAGCAACATGTTCAGCAGGTGTTCTGAATGGGCATACTGCTCCAGCACAGCGTCCAGTGCTTCCACATACCACGAGCCACTCGATGCCTCCCTCCAGGAGACAAAACCTGCAGAGAAAGAACGAGAACATTTCTGCTAAAGTTAGTCTTCTGTTCTCGCCTGACCGAGtcactgctgctccctgggtGCTGTCTCGGATGGAGCCAGTTGCCCCTAACTGCCCCTGACTTTGGCTGCAAAGCTTCAACCTTCTTGGCTAATCCCCCTGTAGCTGGCAAAGGATTTGCGTGGGCTGGCTCACCTGGAAAAGTTGAGTAGGAGACCAAGATATCACTGGGTGTGGGCAAACTGGCTATGGCGTCTGGCTCGTCCATGTTCCCCGACAGACCCCGAAAAGGAGTCGCATCCGACTCCAAAGCACCTCCAGGAGCTTCATCTCTGGGCAACTCGTAATCCACCGTGACGCCTTGATCTTTTTGCTCtgcaaaaaaaaggcaacaagacAGTCCCTAAAGTTCATCTTACTCCAGCGTTCACCGATAGTACATCTTCtgttaagatgaaaaaaacatgtgtaacgaaaaaaaaaaaaagaataaaaggtcTCCAACGACACCAAGCTTTTTGGCCCTTTGGCTGTGCTGGTTGAAACGGAGCCACTGGCAACTCACA
Proteins encoded:
- the LOC121084322 gene encoding chymotrypsin-C-like — encoded protein: MSLLCDGTVPARGGQMGPFPGSTGVGGRHGDGGGHGDGCGGHPCADAVLLPSQISLQYSRNNAWHHTCGGTLIAPNWVLTAAHCISSSMTYRVVLGKQVLSQEDEPGSLAVGVEKMIVHEKWNSFLIINDIALIKLAQEVEESETIRPACLPPAGLVLENNYPCYVTGWGRLRTNGPLADVLQQALLPVVDHATCSKRDWWGSTVRTTMVCAGGDGVVSGCNGDSGGPLNCQRNGLWDVDGIVSFGSGLSCNMIKKPTVFTRVSAYIDWINEVGAPSPAPAEGRTTLSPSRPRSPPNPRRVLSLAENEHELRRLHVVQQISSVIKAKVLKGPCVSHWLFGRVGGGNHVVGLGADPQGCGQ